TGAAAACCCCCGGGGGCCTTGGCCAGCCCTCCGTCCCCAAGGGGAGAAGCAGCCGTACCCACCCGAAACCGCTCTCCTGGGAAAAGCACGGCCGGATTCCAGGGCCCGGGGAAGAGGAGACTAATCACACGCATGCAAAGGCATGGCAGCCGCTGGCTTCCAAGGCAGGGTGACCTTTTGTCAACTTCGGACAGGAACACAAATCTCCCTACCATCACGCTGGATCGGCCTTGATTGGATCAAAATCCCATCGGAAAACAGGGGGGAGGAAAGGCAATAAAACCTCCAGAATTGATATTAAACCACTGACATTTCACAAACCGAGCGGCGCTGGCAGCTGCCAGTCTAACAGCAGGAGGAACTCTGAAGGGGCAAGTCAGGCATGAAGGTCACGGCAGCGCAGAGCCTCTCTCAGGCCCAGGAGTCAGCACCCAGGGGGCTGGGGCCCAGACGGCAGGCTGCAGCAAGCCCCTGCCTGGCAGAGCTGCCCCTGAGCCCTGTCCGCGTGCCTGCCTGGTGCGCCCGAGCCGGGGACACCAGGGGGTCTCAGAGCCTCGCGGACCAGACGCTCTGCGGCTCTGAGGCCAAAGGTGACATGGTGCTCAGAACCTGTGCCTGGGCCCTACTGGACCTATTGTGGCCTCACATGGGGATGGGCCCATCCAGTGCTAGACTGGGAGAGACTACTGGACCTATTGTGGCCTCACATGGAGATGGCTCCATCCAGTGTTAGACTGGGAGAGACAAGAGGTCCTTCAAAAACAGCCTGGGACTAAAACTCTCCGGGAGCCTCCTACGGACCACAGCACCTCCCACTGTCCCCCAGGGCCCCACACGGATGCTCTGGGCAGAAACTTCTCGGTGGTGGCCAAGAAAGATGTGGAAGGATGCCACAACCTTAGGGGCCTAGAAACAGAGCCCAGCTGGCACTTCCTGAGTGGCTCCTGAAACCCAGAACTGCAGAGGACGTGGGGCCATAATCACCGTGAATCCCCACCCGTGACAGCTCACAAAGCTACACGGTCCAGGAGGTGGGGACCCCAGTGCGCTCTGACGGGGGGGCTGAGGCTTAGTGCACACGGCAGAGAAATGGCCATAGCTCCCAGCTTTGACCGTCCCATCGCTGCCTCCACTGCGCCCTGCCAGAGGCTCTGCACTCTGTGCCCACCTGAACTCCCTGACCACGTGATGCTGCCTCTTCAGAAGGCTGGCTGGTCAAAGACAGTGGGAGGGCACCAGAGATGCCTCTGGTCCCCAACAGCATCTCCAGGAGAACCATCACACAACATCTTGCCAAGGGGGAGACTCCCATGGGTCTGGAGCAAGCACTGGCACCACAGCCCTGACTCTCCGGCCAGCCCCTGGTCATTATTAGCCAGCTCCGTGTTTCCTAATCACCATCCTCTTCATTAAGGTGAAGAACACTCATGGGGAAATAACAGAGTTTTATCTCAAGCAGATTGATCCACTCAGATCCGTCTGCCCAAGCCTTGTAATTCTCCATAAAGTCAAAGCAATTTTTGGTTAAGTATACAGTCTGTCCTCTACTAAATTAAACTAATAAGATCCACTGGGAAATAAAACCCCAAGTGTATTGAGAATATTAAAGAACGCACAACTCTCCATGGATCTATAAGATTTACTCTGACAAATAATTGTGAAcataacacacacagagactatAATGAAATCATTAGGGGACACAGAACACCACTTATCACTTCCCCCTGATAACACCACGCTTCCCAAGTGCCCAGGCTCAAGGAGAGCCAGTCCACACCCTGAAAGTTCCCATCCCACACTGTCACGTCACCAAAGTCAGCTAGGCACGCACTTTAAAATATGAACTGCTGCTGTTACTGCTATGCCCAGGTGCTGAGTGATCTGCTGTAAATACTCTCTTAGAATCAATCCTCCCATTGACCCTCTGCAGTCAGCAAAGCTGGTATTCcctttttacagatgggaaagctgagTTCCAAGAGGTCAAGGCAAGACCAGGACCTGAACCAAAGCGCTCCTGACTCCATAGCCCTAGATGCCACCTGCCTCTGCTTTGCTTAGTTTTGCGTTTGACTTACTTTCCCATCGAGCAATGGGTAGCGCAATCACCGGGCAGGATTTTGCTCTCATCTGCTCATCAGAGATGGAGTCGAGAGCCCCCTCAGCCTGCCCACCAACTCTGGCCTAGGACCATATGCATCAATCTCAGTGGAAGGTGgaagagagagagcagagagggCAGGAATGAGAACCCACATTGCAGTTGGGGAACCTGAGGCTCACGGTCCCTCCCAACCAAGCCCAGAGGTCCAGGGATCCCAGCAGGTCAAGGACCCAGGAAGACAGGGTGAGGCCCTTAGCTGGGGACTCAGGCACCATAAGGCTCACCTGAAACCCGCACACTTTTGGGCCAGGTGTGGTGCTGTTTGTCAGAGCCAGCCACCAAGTGCAGAGGGACAGGAGAGGTCAGGGACAGGCGAGCTCTCGTCAAAAGGCCTCTCCTTGGAGCCGCGTCCAAACAAGGAGCCGTCTGCGGCCTTGCACTTGCTTCCAGGCTCCAGACCCGTCTCTGAGAACTcgcttccctgcccccacccccccccacgcTGCCTTCAGGGTGGGGCCTCCTCCGTGTCCCCCCAAGCCCGAAGCGTTAGCCCGTCCTCCCCTCACCGCTCCCGGCTGACTCTGTCACTCTGGACTCCTCTCTGTCCCCGGATGCGGATGCGCGCCTCCGGCAGCACAGGCGTTTCTTCCCAGAGCTGGGCCCCCAGAACCCGGCCCCGCCTCTGTCAATCAAATTCCCACTCCACGCTCAGCGCGTTTGGAAACCTTCCGAGGTGGGGTCCACCTCTCTGCCGGGGCTGGGCTCACTCTGGGCTGGATCTGCACCCCATGGGCTCTGAGCCCCACTCTTCTGGGTATGGAAACCCTTACTGTGGCTCCAAGGCCCCCTGTGCCCCCACCTGCTGCCTCCTAGGCCACCTGAGCCCCTCACTGGCACCCCCTGCCCTCTACCAGGCCCCTGACCTTGACCTTGGCCTTGGCCCCCAGCACCCTTCCCCTCCTGGCCTTTGCCTGGCTGATGCTTCACGTCTTCCCCCACCATGAGGACCACCatgatgtgtgtctgtgtgtgaggggTGGGCTGCGGGGTGCATGTTACACGTCGCTGACTGAGCCGATCAGGCTTAGCTTGTGTTTCCTCTTCGCGGGTGTGCCTCTGCTCCCTTCTGGAATGAACTGCAGCTTCTCTGTAGGCAGGTGCTGTGAGCACCCCAGCGTGGTGCCCGCAGATACACGCCGGTGAGATGCATGATGAGGTCCTCCAGACGTGTTGGCTGAGTGACTGTTTGAGGTGACACAGGCTCTGTCTGGAGTCTCTCCCCTTTGTCCACCTCTCCAGGCAGTCCCCAGCCTCAGCAGGCCTGTCTCTGACGAGCAGACTACCAGCCCCAGGCTCCAGGGGCCCAGCGTGGGGACGCTGATCCAACACGGATGGACCAGACCCGCGGGCCTCACAGCTCGTGGTCTCCTACTGCTGCGGGCCCAGCACAGGTGGACTGCACACCAGGCCCACTGTGGCATGCACATGAGCAAGGGCCAGCTCAGCTCCCCAGGAGGCCTGCCAGAGCAGAGGGCCCTCCCTTGCGTCTGTGCCATTCAGGGGCTGAAGCCCCAGGGTCTTCCTCCCGGGATGCAGGGCAACAGGAGCTGCCACCCCCACATCTCAGACACTCGATCCCCCATCACCCGGGACAGAGACCGCCGCGTGCAGGGAGGGCCCGCCTCTGCTGCCCACACTGCCCTCCGTCCGACACAGCTGGCCGGAGCTGTGCCCTCAGGGGACGTCCCCTGGGGCTGGACGTCTGGCCTTTATCCCCAATACTAGTGGCAAGTCAATGACTAAACCAGCCAAAAATGAAAGTCCCCGTAAATCTGATCTTTTCCTTTAAGCTGTTGGGTACACAGAGTGTGGCCAGGATTATTGATAGAAAAGTTTATGGATGGGCTGcatcttaaaatgaaaacacattacCCAAAATCAATGTTGCTGGATGTGGTTCCAGGAGGACAGGAAAGGTCAGCGGAGACAAGAATACCGAAACCAAAACTCCAAGAGGATGTGAACATTAAAGCAAATTTTGAAAGtgagttccaggaaaaacattTACGTAGGGCTATAATTTAAGGGTGCTTTCACGAGAGGCTGGGCAGTCTTTCTAAACAGCATTTTTGAAGCGTCTTTGAGAGTCCGCTGAGTTCATCCACAAAATGGTATTGACAAGTGCTGCATGCCCCAATCAGAACAGCACGTGCTGGTGGTGGGCATGACTTAGAGACCTGCCGATGGGCACAAGCAGGCCCCCAGGCAGAGCCGGACCAGCGGGCCAGGCGCGCTCCTCTCCAGACCCCTGTACACAATGATCCTGCAGGCACTTCAGAGCCTGTGGACACAGAGAGGAGGGGGAAAACCTGGAGGCCAAAAGGGCAGCTGCCACTGCCTACTGATGAGCACTCGGGACCGGCCAGGCAATAGTTCCGAAACGTTCTGACAGGTCCATCCGTGGGAAAGCAGTTTCATCTCACGTGGCCAACACTCTCCTTAAACAGGGCATCTTTGTGGAAGCCCAGGGGACACTGGCAGCTGGCAGGGCTGAGGAGCTCTGGTCCCCAGAGAGCAGTTTTCCTTTGGGGGAGCAACATACACACTTTGTCACAGATGCCTTCTTTAGAGCTTCCAATGGAGACCGTGGCCCACCATGATTCAGTGAGAAGGGACTGGCTTCCCTGCAGGAGGGGGCCGGCCAGGCTTCGGCCAGGACGGTGGGGGCTGTTGCCTGGCAAACACTAGATCAAAGAGACTGAAGGCCATGAgctgcccaccagggaagccccaggaaaggAGCCACCGCGCCCTCTGGGACACTCCTGGCAGGGCTCCTGGTTCCTACAGCCACAGAGCCCTAGGCACGGGTCAAACCCAGCCTGGAGGTAAAGACACAGAGAAGAAGGGTGCAGCTGCGGCCTCAGTCTAGGAGACAGGAGGGACGAGCAGACCCGCCCAGCACAGAGCTGCAAAGCAGCCTCACCAGGCACCGCCagtcaagggcagaggagccttgctgTCTACACCAATTCCAGGTACGGGACCACAGTCTCATCTGGGGTGGGGCTGTTTGAGCTAAAATTAGGACCTCAGAGGAAGACAGACCTGGTTTAAGCCTTACTTGCCTATGTGACTGTGGGCTAGTTCCTCAAACACTCTGAGCTCCAGTACCACACTTCTAATAAGATGGGTAAAATCAGTCTACCACACAGGAGTAGGTACCCACCATTATAGGGGTTAAATGAGCCCATTCATtcactccacaaatatttactgagcaccgaCTGTATGTCAGACCCTCTTCTAGGTGCTGGAGACACATCCATGAGTGTAGACTCCACAGATCTCCATGCCATTATAAATAAGGATATTGGATCATGTATTGGAAGGAAGTTGGCgctaaagaaaggagaaaaagaagcgcAAAGTCAGGGACTGGGAGTGCTGGAGGTAGGGATGGAGGAGTGCAGGTTGCATATTAAAACTGTGGCTCCAGTGGGCCTCACTGAGATGTGACTGCTTAACAAAATCAGAAGAACCAGGTAACTGAGGAAGGAGTATTCCAGCCAGAGAAAACGCCTGGTGCAAAGGCTCTGGGGTGGGGGCACACCCTGTGGGTAGGGGCACACCCTGTGGGTGGGGGCACACCTGGGGTGGCATTGTAggaaggaggccagtgtggccagAGGATTCTGACCAAGAAAAAGACAGGAAGCAAGAGACGAGGAccgaggaggtggaggtgggaggcagaTGGTTTGACCCTGCCAGTCATTGCAAGGTCACTGATGTTTGTCGTGAATGAAAAGGGAGCCATTTGCAGGGCTTTGAGCAGAGGAAGAGTAATCTGATTTCTGTTTGAGAAGGACTGCTCGGTTGTCATGTTGACAACTAATGCATGGAGAGTGCCTGGTACATGAAGAGTATGTAAAAATGTGTAGCTATTATTCTTATTAATAGTAACACTGATTTATGTGGTGGGGAAGAAATACCTTACCCCCACAAGGTGGTACAGGTTTAGAAGATTCACCAGCCTTAAAGGTAAGTGAGGCATAACTTCCTCTAGCTGCAGGAATCCTCCCCGTGTGCATCCCTGATCACTGGCCCTCCACCTCGCCATGGTCTCAGGACAGGAGACTGCTGCATCTCCGGGCAGGCCACTGCACAGTAGGCTAGCTCCTGCCATCAGAACCCCGCCTGGAATCAGCCCCCAAATGAACCTGGTTTCCTAGAATCCCACCAGCGTCCGGAGCCTGCGCAATATAGTGCAAGTCTCCCCCTCCCTTGCGAAGCTGAGGACAGCAATGGGCCTGGTAGGGTTTTATATTCAGGGATCCAAGGGTGGTTTCCAAAGGAAGGTGGAATTTTTAAGGGAAAGCTCCCAGGGGTGGGGGCTTGAAAGGACAGAAAGCAGCTGGCAACCGCCTCTCTGGGTCCCCTGGAGAGAAActgcaggaagaagaggaaggccCTGAGACATCCCTCCCTTCTTGGCCAGAAACCTTGGCCAACAAGGGCCCAACAGATGAGCAACAGTGGCCTGAGGACGCAGGAATAACTCCTGGGCCGCAGATGAGATGCTGAAACTCAGGCCTAGGAGGGGGTAGATGGACCTGCCCAGGGCACCCAGCTGGCAAAGACCTAGCTTAGAAAGGGCCTGCAGCTTCCTGGACCAAAGTCAGCTGCTGGAAAGTGTTTGCCCAGTCGTATTCCATCTCCTTGGTTCTTGGGGAACCCTCTGGTGGAGCCTCCAGAGAGGCTGGGGAATAGGGACAGCAGTCACGTGAATTCACAGGGCTCCTCTCATCTCGACCTCAGGTCAGAACTAAGAGGTTAGGGATCGGGGGTGGAAACAGAGACGCTGAAGTCCGCTGTCTGGTTTCCCTTGGTGAAGGCAAGAGACGCCGAGCGCAGGCGTGGGACTCGCCCCTACAACTGTGTGTCCCTCCAAACCACAAGCGCGCCCCATGTTTTCCCTCAGGGCCCAGACTGCTCTTCCGCAGAGGGCTGAGGGCTGAGGACGGAGGAGGCTCTGGCGAAAGCTTTGAGAGGTCCAGGGTTTCGGGGGATGCGAAGCCAGGGATGGGCTCCGAAACCGCCCTTTGCCTCCTTCCTCTTGGGGATCCCGCCGGGCACCGGGTAAAGCGAGGGCTGCGACCCATGAAGAACAAGGCGGCACGCAAGGGCCACGATCGAGGCGCAGGAACCCCACCCGCTCGGAGCCCTCCCGGGCCTGGAGTCGTGCCGGGCGCTCCGCagccaccccgccccaccccgcctccgCCGTCACTCACTGCCGCCGCTCCGGCTCGCTCTCGCGCTCTCGGCGCCTCGGGCACCGGCTCGCCCCGCGCCGAGCGCTCCCTTCCCGCTCGCACGCTGCAGACTCCGGCGTGGCCGCCCGcaccggccccggccccggccccggccccgcgcgGCGCTCCACCCTGCTCCCGGGCCCGCGGGGCCCACTTTCCAGCGCCCCAGCCCGCCATGGCCTGGGTCGGGGACAAAGAGCGGGGCAGCTTTTTGTGCAAACCGGGGTAAGAAGTTGAGGGCGGGGGTCTGCGGAGAGGGCCTCGGGCCCCGCGGGGCACAGGGATGCTAAGCGGCCGTCTCGGGAGACGGAGATGGAGAAGGAACAAGGGAGAGTTGGGGTGGGAAGACCCCCAGcccaggcgggggcggggcggggctgcgcTCCAGCCGGAGACTGGCGGTCCCTCCAGGCGACCGGGCGGGGCGTGGGGAGCGctccggggcgggggcggcgccGGCTGGGGCAGAGCAAAGAAGGGGAGAGAAGAAGGGGGGGCGCGGGTGATGCAGCGCTGGAGGCGGCCCGGCGCCCAGCCGCTGAccgccccctccccttcccttccccctcctctcccgCCCCTCCGGCTCCGGGGCCGCCACGCCGGACCCGCTCTCCCGGCGCTGCGCTGGGTCGGACGCCAGGTCTGCGCCCCGCGGCTGAGCGCCCACTCGCCCTGCGGAAAGAGCCGAGCAGGGACCGGCGGAGGCGGCAGCAGGAGAGCGGAGCGGCCGCCGGAGGAGGCGGCGTTCTGGAGCCGCAGCAGCGGGAGACCGGCAGGCAGAAGCTCGGGGCTCCGAGGCGCGCGCTCTCCTGGCCAGGGATGGGTCCCGGCGCGGCCCGGCCCCCGACCGGCCCGCCGGGCAGAAACTGAATTGCGGGTCCCCAGAGTCCGGCGGACGACTGGACAAAAGGAAGCACGGACTGACTGCCAGGAGCCTCCCGGCGGGACCTCGCGTTCCGCGCACCCGGAGCAGCGCCCCCCGCCGGAGCCGCGCCTGGCGAGCCGGCTAGGGAGCTGGACTGATTGGCGGCCGCCGGCGGCCGGGGGAGGGGGCGCCGCGCGGGGCCATGGCAGGCTCGAAGGCGTCCTAGCCCGAGTCCGACCGGATCCGAGCCCGCGCCGCCGCCACAGCCGCCTCTCCGAGCCCGGGTCCCCGTCGCCGCCGCGCCCCCTGCGGGAGATGGAACAGAGGAACCGGCTCGGCGCTCCCAGATACCTGCCGCCGCTGGTGCTGCGCGCCCTGCTGCTCTTCGTGGCCGAGGGTGAGAGCGGGAACTTTGCTACCGCTGGGGTCTCAGGGGTCCTCGCCGGGGCCGCCAAAGCCAGCCTGTCCTGGCCGCAGCGGACAAAGAGGCGGAGGAAGCGAAGGGGAAGGCTTCACAGTCTCCAGCGATCCTGGTGTGCAGCCACTGCCCGGTGCGGTAGGGGGTGGAGAGCGGCGAACGGTCTCGGCATCAGTGGCGCCCGCGCCCAGGTCCTTCGGAGCCGGACCCGGGCTCCAGCTGCGGCCAGGCGGCTCGTGGGGCGCCGGGAGTTGGGCGCCCCAGCCTGGCGCTGGTAGCGCGGCCGGGCGTGGGGAAGAAGCGTGagccgccccccgccgccccgcccggACTGGAGGGAAGCGGCCTGCAGCGGCAGCCGGTCTCTGCAGCGGCCCGGCAGCTGCTCGACCGGACTTGGCCAGTGCCTGGGCCGCGCGAGCAGCTGAGGGGTAGGAAGCACACGGCCCAGTAAGCCGGGGTGGACCCGGGCCTCAGCCCCACAGCTGGTCACGCCTCtctctcccccgcccccagcgACATTCACCGAAGTCCCCAAAGATGTGACCGTACGTGAGGGAGACGACATCGAAATGCCCTGCGCCTTCCGGGCCAGTGGAGCCACCTCGTACTCGCTGGAGATTCAGTGGTGGTATCTCAAGGAGCCTCCCCGAGAGCTGCTGCACGAGCTGGCGCTCAGCGTGCCCGGCGCCCGGAGCAAGGTAACTGGCCGCCCGCGCGGCGCCTGGGGCGACCGGGGTGAGGCAGGCAGGGCGCCGCCCCGTGGTGCCACCCATCTCCTCCCGTCCCCGTCCTGACAGCACCTTCAACAACAGCGGTTGTTATCCCCTAGGTATTTGCATTCCTTTCACGGAAACCTCCCCCGAACTCCACGACTAGCCCTAGGAAGCTACCCCTCATCCAGTTTGCCCGCTATTGCCAGCTGCCGGTCCAGAGGGTGGTGGGTGCCGGGTGTTGAAAGAAGACCGCTTGCTGAGGCCGGGCTTTCCCTGTCCTCTGCCACTCTGAGGTCCCCAGGGCACACGGCCAAGCAGCTAAGCTCCTCCGGGCTGGGATCCAGAGGCTGGCGGAGCACGCTGTACAGGTTACCTCCAGCCGCTGCAGGGTCAGAGGGACTTCCCCCTCTGCCCATCTGCCTCTTAAACAGTCTCtagctctgtctctctctcacacacacacccccacctcccctaGCGCcgcacaaaaacacacacaccgcACACCCACACCGCCTACCTTCGCTCTACCCGGAGTCCCACCCTTTGCTCACATCTCCCATCGGGTCCTGTCCATCCAGTTTTCCAAGGGGTTTAGGGAAACACCATAGGGAATGGGGATGCTCCTCCGGAGGGAAATGGGTCTTCTTTCCCACCCGGGAGGCGATCCAGCCTCCCTTCCTTGGCTGGCAGGGGTGCTCCGGCAGCCCCTCCTTGGCCGGGCGCCATACTAGCTCCAAGCCCTGCTTCCTTCCGGATAAAACTCCTAAAAATCTCGATGTTCTTCCTGCCCTCCGCCGTGGCTATATCCTGAGCGGTTTCGAGTCTCAGCCCGCCTGCGGAGGATCCTCTTGCAGGAGGTGCGTCTGAGTTCTCTGAGCCTGAAGGCCAACAGCCtaatgtctctctctccctctttgcaTTTTAGGTAACAAATAAGGATGCGACTAAAATCAGCGTAAGTGTGGAGCCCAGCGTGGGCCGCGGGAGACCCCTTCCGGCCGCTTTGCGCCCCGCAGCCTCCTCCCTCTTAGAAAGGCTCCTTGGCGGTGCGGTATAGGGCCCAGCTCACAGCCTGGCATTGTCGGCCGCTTGGCGTGTCCGTGCGCCATCTGTCGCCGGTCGTGGATCGGGTTCTCTTTTGCGTAAATCAAGGGTCCCAGGCCTGAATCTCCTTCCTCCGTGCGCTTGCCTGTAAAGCTCTCCTGCAGGCTCCTTGCCCTAGCTCCTGGCTCAGGGCTGtgggccccactcccaccccgcaCGCAGCCCACGCCCTGGCGGCGCCCTCCGCGGCAGCCCTCCGCTCCGCCTGGGTTGCGGGTCGCGGTGCCGGGCGCTGTGGGCTGGCTTGGAGTTGCGGTGGAAGGGAGGAGTCTTGCCAGGGTTCGGGAGGACATGCGCCAAGCCTTCCCCGCTGGAGATGGAGGGATCACGGCCTGGGGATGACCACGGCCTCCTATGCTTGGTTCGGAGGTGAGGGTTCCCTGGGAGCTTGGTGAGGGCCACAAAGCGGTTGCTCCCCGGCATCTCCAGCAGCTCGCAGGAGCTGAGCTTTGCCGTTCCATGCTGCCGCCGAGAGGCAAGTTCCTAGGCAGCAGGGACCCAGTGGGTGTGGCAGCG
Above is a genomic segment from Ovis canadensis isolate MfBH-ARS-UI-01 breed Bighorn chromosome 14, ARS-UI_OviCan_v2, whole genome shotgun sequence containing:
- the VSTM2B gene encoding V-set and transmembrane domain-containing protein 2B isoform X1, with product MQRWRRPGAQPLTAPSPSLPPPLPPLRLRGRHAGPALPALRWVGRQVCAPRLSAHSPCGKSRAGTGGGGSRRAERPPEEAAFWSRSSGRPAGRSSGLRGARSPGQGWVPARPGPRPARRAETELRVPRVRRTTGQKEARTDCQEPPGGTSRSAHPEQRPPPEPRLASRLGSWTDWRPPAAGGGGAARGHGRLEGVLARVRPDPSPRRRHSRLSEPGSPSPPRPLREMEQRNRLGAPRYLPPLVLRALLLFVAEATFTEVPKDVTVREGDDIEMPCAFRASGATSYSLEIQWWYLKEPPRELLHELALSVPGARSKVTNKDATKISTVRVQGNDISHRLRLSAVRRQDEGVYECRVSDYSDDDTQEHTAQALLRVLARFAPPDVQAAEAVSHIQSGGPRRHGPASAARPDGAQEPGRGDKSPPPGGPPAARAPGVPEAAAASAAHRAATTVAAAASSAPPPPREAALLRQRHSGTGPNYATDPLLSLFLLALHEFLHLLAGP
- the VSTM2B gene encoding V-set and transmembrane domain-containing protein 2B isoform X2, which produces MQRWRRPGAQPLTAPSPSLPPPLPPLRLRGRHAGPALPALRWVGRQVCAPRLSAHSPCGKSRAGTGGGGSRRAERPPEEAAFWSRSSGRPAGRSSGLRGARSPGQGWVPARPGPRPARRAETELRVPRVRRTTGQKEARTDCQEPPGGTSRSAHPEQRPPPEPRLASRLGSWTDWRPPAAGGGGAARGHGRLEGVLARVRPDPSPRRRHSRLSEPGSPSPPRPLREMEQRNRLGAPRYLPPLVLRALLLFVAEATFTEVPKDVTVREGDDIEMPCAFRASGATSYSLEIQWWYLKEPPRELLHELALSVPGARSKTVRVQGNDISHRLRLSAVRRQDEGVYECRVSDYSDDDTQEHTAQALLRVLARFAPPDVQAAEAVSHIQSGGPRRHGPASAARPDGAQEPGRGDKSPPPGGPPAARAPGVPEAAAASAAHRAATTVAAAASSAPPPPREAALLRQRHSGTGPNYATDPLLSLFLLALHEFLHLLAGP